One region of Juglans microcarpa x Juglans regia isolate MS1-56 chromosome 7S, Jm3101_v1.0, whole genome shotgun sequence genomic DNA includes:
- the LOC121240984 gene encoding beta-glucosidase 12-like isoform X7, whose amino-acid sequence MAFQSYLRLVLLYSFANIIASTPSHYHNHAVLNRSSFPPGFIFGTASSSYQYEGAAKDGGRGPSIWDTFTHRCPFSIRENQLSGQQAFKSMERRGGTRSDSSFGTFPNWCHKDRIQDGSNGDVTVDQYHRYKEDVGIMRQMGLDAYRFSISWSRVLPNGRLSGGVNMEGIKYYNNLINELLAKGLKPFVTLFHFDLPQSLEDDYGGFLSPHIVLMDPLINGDYPHSMRSLVGNRLPKFTKEQSKLVNRSFDFIGLNYYTAYYAAYAPQHNAGNASYFTDSRANLSTEHNGIPIGPQAASEWLHLYPRGIRDLLLYIKQKYHNPLIYITENGIDEFNNATLSLEEALVDNQRIEYYCSHLWYLQKAIRDGVNVKGYFAWSLLDNFEWNSGYTVRFGINYVDYKDGCKRHPKLSAHWFTNFLKK is encoded by the exons ATGGCATTTCAGAGTTATCTTCGCTTGGTTCTTCTCTACTCATTCGCTAACATTATTGCTTCAACACCAAGCCACTACCATAATCATGCTGTACTCAACAGGAGCAGTTTTCCCccaggttttatttttgggacgGCATCATCGTCCTACCAG TATGAAGGTGCAGCAAAAGACGGTGGTAGAGGACCATCTATATGGGACACGTTCACCCATAG ATGCCCTTTCTCTATCAGAGAAAATCAACTCAGTGGCCAACAAGCATTTAAAAGCATGGAAAGAAGAGGAGGCACAAGGTCAGACTCATCTTTCGGAACCTTCCCCAACTGGTGTCATAAAG ATAGGATACAAGATGGCAGTAATGGAGACGTAACTGTTGATCAATACCATCGCTATAAG GAAGACGTTGGGATTATGAGGCAAATGGGTTTAGATGCATACAGGTTCTCAATCTCTTGGTCCCGAGTTTTACCAA ACGGAAGGCTAAGTGGGGGTGTGAACATGGAAGGAATCAAATACTACAACAACCTCATCAATGAACTTCTAGCCAAAG GTCTAAAGCCCTTTGTGACTCTCTTTCACTTTGATCTTCCCCAATCCTTGGAAGATGATTATGGTGGTTTCTTAAGTCCACATATTGT GTTAATGGACCCCTTGATCAATGGTGACTATCCACATAGCATGCGATCTCTGGTTGGAAACCGATTACCCAAATTTACCAAAGAACAATCTAAGCTCGTAAACAGGTCATTTGACTTTATCGGATTAAACTACTATACTGCTTATTATGCAGCCTATGCACCTCAACATAATGCTGGAAATGCAAGCTACTTTACGGATTCTCGTGCTAATCTTTCAA CTGAGCACAATGGAATCCCCATTGGTCCACAG GCAGCTTCAGAATGGCTTCATCTATATCCAAGAGGAATTCGAGATCTTTTGCTCTACATAAAGCAGAAGTACCATAATCCACTAATTTACATCACTGAGAATG GAATTGATGAGTTCAATAATGCCACCTTGTCACTAGAGGAGGCTCTTGTGGACAACCAAAGAATTGAATACTATTGTAGTCATCTTTGGTATCTTCAGAAGGCTATCAG gGATGGTGTAAATGTTAAGGGATACTTTGCATGGTCCTTGTTGGACAACTTTGAATGGAATTCAGGTTACACTGTTCGGTTTGGCATCAACTATGTAGACTACAAGGATGGATGTAAAAGACACCCAAAACTTTCAGCGCATTGGTTCACGAATTTCCTCAAGAAATAG
- the LOC121240984 gene encoding beta-glucosidase 12-like isoform X4: MAFQSYLRLVLLYSFANIIASTPSHYHNHAVLNRSSFPPGFIFGTASSSYQYEGAAKDGGRGPSIWDTFTHRCPFSIRENQLSGQQAFKSMERRGGTRSDSSFGTFPNWCHKDRIQDGSNGDVTVDQYHRYKEDVGIMRQMGLDAYRFSISWSRVLPNGRLSGGVNMEGIKYYNNLINELLAKGLKPFVTLFHFDLPQSLEDDYGGFLSPHIVNDFRDYTEVCFKEFGDRVKHWITLNEPTSYSIGGYASGAIPPGRCSDWQNQYCTKGNSGTEPYLVIHHQLHAHAAAVKAYRQKYQKRQKGTIGISLETGWIVPYSKARHHRNAMLRALDFRIGWLMDPLINGDYPHSMRSLPMHLNIMLEMQATLRILVLIFQAASEWLHLYPRGIRDLLLYIKQKYHNPLIYITENGIDEFNNATLSLEEALVDNQRIEYYCSHLWYLQKAIRDGVNVKGYFAWSLLDNFEWNSGYTVRFGINYVDYKDGCKRHPKLSAHWFTNFLKK; the protein is encoded by the exons ATGGCATTTCAGAGTTATCTTCGCTTGGTTCTTCTCTACTCATTCGCTAACATTATTGCTTCAACACCAAGCCACTACCATAATCATGCTGTACTCAACAGGAGCAGTTTTCCCccaggttttatttttgggacgGCATCATCGTCCTACCAG TATGAAGGTGCAGCAAAAGACGGTGGTAGAGGACCATCTATATGGGACACGTTCACCCATAG ATGCCCTTTCTCTATCAGAGAAAATCAACTCAGTGGCCAACAAGCATTTAAAAGCATGGAAAGAAGAGGAGGCACAAGGTCAGACTCATCTTTCGGAACCTTCCCCAACTGGTGTCATAAAG ATAGGATACAAGATGGCAGTAATGGAGACGTAACTGTTGATCAATACCATCGCTATAAG GAAGACGTTGGGATTATGAGGCAAATGGGTTTAGATGCATACAGGTTCTCAATCTCTTGGTCCCGAGTTTTACCAA ACGGAAGGCTAAGTGGGGGTGTGAACATGGAAGGAATCAAATACTACAACAACCTCATCAATGAACTTCTAGCCAAAG GTCTAAAGCCCTTTGTGACTCTCTTTCACTTTGATCTTCCCCAATCCTTGGAAGATGATTATGGTGGTTTCTTAAGTCCACATATTGT GAATGATTTTCGGGACTATACCGAGGTTTGCTTCAAGGAATTTGGCGATCGGGTGAAGCACTGGATCACACTGAATGAGCCAACGAGCTACAGCATAGGTGGTTATGCATCTGGGGCTATACCGCCAGGGCGATGTTCTGATTGGCAAAATCAGTATTGCACCAAAGGAAATTCTGGAACAGAACCATATTTGGTGATACACCACCAGCTTCATGCCCATGCAGCTGCTGTTAAAGCGTACCGGCAAAAGTATCAG AAAAGACAAAAGGGCACTATAGGTATATCGCTCGAGACAGGCTGGATAGTGCCATATTCTAAAGCAAGACATCATCGTAATGCTATGCTACGGGCTCTTGATTTCAGAATTGGATG GTTAATGGACCCCTTGATCAATGGTGACTATCCACATAGCATGCGATCTCTG CCTATGCACCTCAACATAATGCTGGAAATGCAAGCTACTTTACGGATTCTCGTGCTAATCTTTCAA GCAGCTTCAGAATGGCTTCATCTATATCCAAGAGGAATTCGAGATCTTTTGCTCTACATAAAGCAGAAGTACCATAATCCACTAATTTACATCACTGAGAATG GAATTGATGAGTTCAATAATGCCACCTTGTCACTAGAGGAGGCTCTTGTGGACAACCAAAGAATTGAATACTATTGTAGTCATCTTTGGTATCTTCAGAAGGCTATCAG gGATGGTGTAAATGTTAAGGGATACTTTGCATGGTCCTTGTTGGACAACTTTGAATGGAATTCAGGTTACACTGTTCGGTTTGGCATCAACTATGTAGACTACAAGGATGGATGTAAAAGACACCCAAAACTTTCAGCGCATTGGTTCACGAATTTCCTCAAGAAATAG
- the LOC121240984 gene encoding beta-glucosidase 12-like isoform X9, whose translation MAFQSYLRLVLLYSFANIIASTPSHYHNHAVLNRSSFPPGFIFGTASSSYQYEGAAKDGGRGPSIWDTFTHRYPDRIQDGSNGDVTVDQYHRYKEDVGIMRQMGLDAYRFSISWSRVLPNGRLSGGVNMEGIKYYNNLINELLAKGLKPFVTLFHFDLPQSLEDDYGGFLSPHIVLMDPLINGDYPHSMRSLVGNRLPKFTKEQSKLVNRSFDFIGLNYYTAYYAAYAPQHNAGNASYFTDSRANLSTEHNGIPIGPQAASEWLHLYPRGIRDLLLYIKQKYHNPLIYITENGIDEFNNATLSLEEALVDNQRIEYYCSHLWYLQKAIRDGVNVKGYFAWSLLDNFEWNSGYTVRFGINYVDYKDGCKRHPKLSAHWFTNFLKK comes from the exons ATGGCATTTCAGAGTTATCTTCGCTTGGTTCTTCTCTACTCATTCGCTAACATTATTGCTTCAACACCAAGCCACTACCATAATCATGCTGTACTCAACAGGAGCAGTTTTCCCccaggttttatttttgggacgGCATCATCGTCCTACCAG TATGAAGGTGCAGCAAAAGACGGTGGTAGAGGACCATCTATATGGGACACGTTCACCCATAGATatccag ATAGGATACAAGATGGCAGTAATGGAGACGTAACTGTTGATCAATACCATCGCTATAAG GAAGACGTTGGGATTATGAGGCAAATGGGTTTAGATGCATACAGGTTCTCAATCTCTTGGTCCCGAGTTTTACCAA ACGGAAGGCTAAGTGGGGGTGTGAACATGGAAGGAATCAAATACTACAACAACCTCATCAATGAACTTCTAGCCAAAG GTCTAAAGCCCTTTGTGACTCTCTTTCACTTTGATCTTCCCCAATCCTTGGAAGATGATTATGGTGGTTTCTTAAGTCCACATATTGT GTTAATGGACCCCTTGATCAATGGTGACTATCCACATAGCATGCGATCTCTGGTTGGAAACCGATTACCCAAATTTACCAAAGAACAATCTAAGCTCGTAAACAGGTCATTTGACTTTATCGGATTAAACTACTATACTGCTTATTATGCAGCCTATGCACCTCAACATAATGCTGGAAATGCAAGCTACTTTACGGATTCTCGTGCTAATCTTTCAA CTGAGCACAATGGAATCCCCATTGGTCCACAG GCAGCTTCAGAATGGCTTCATCTATATCCAAGAGGAATTCGAGATCTTTTGCTCTACATAAAGCAGAAGTACCATAATCCACTAATTTACATCACTGAGAATG GAATTGATGAGTTCAATAATGCCACCTTGTCACTAGAGGAGGCTCTTGTGGACAACCAAAGAATTGAATACTATTGTAGTCATCTTTGGTATCTTCAGAAGGCTATCAG gGATGGTGTAAATGTTAAGGGATACTTTGCATGGTCCTTGTTGGACAACTTTGAATGGAATTCAGGTTACACTGTTCGGTTTGGCATCAACTATGTAGACTACAAGGATGGATGTAAAAGACACCCAAAACTTTCAGCGCATTGGTTCACGAATTTCCTCAAGAAATAG
- the LOC121240984 gene encoding beta-glucosidase 13-like isoform X1, producing the protein MAFQSYLRLVLLYSFANIIASTPSHYHNHAVLNRSSFPPGFIFGTASSSYQYEGAAKDGGRGPSIWDTFTHRCPFSIRENQLSGQQAFKSMERRGGTRSDSSFGTFPNWCHKDRIQDGSNGDVTVDQYHRYKEDVGIMRQMGLDAYRFSISWSRVLPNGRLSGGVNMEGIKYYNNLINELLAKGLKPFVTLFHFDLPQSLEDDYGGFLSPHIVNDFRDYTEVCFKEFGDRVKHWITLNEPTSYSIGGYASGAIPPGRCSDWQNQYCTKGNSGTEPYLVIHHQLHAHAAAVKAYRQKYQKRQKGTIGISLETGWIVPYSKARHHRNAMLRALDFRIGWLMDPLINGDYPHSMRSLVGNRLPKFTKEQSKLVNRSFDFIGLNYYTAYYAAYAPQHNAGNASYFTDSRANLSTEHNGIPIGPQAASEWLHLYPRGIRDLLLYIKQKYHNPLIYITENGIDEFNNATLSLEEALVDNQRIEYYCSHLWYLQKAIRDGVNVKGYFAWSLLDNFEWNSGYTVRFGINYVDYKDGCKRHPKLSAHWFTNFLKK; encoded by the exons ATGGCATTTCAGAGTTATCTTCGCTTGGTTCTTCTCTACTCATTCGCTAACATTATTGCTTCAACACCAAGCCACTACCATAATCATGCTGTACTCAACAGGAGCAGTTTTCCCccaggttttatttttgggacgGCATCATCGTCCTACCAG TATGAAGGTGCAGCAAAAGACGGTGGTAGAGGACCATCTATATGGGACACGTTCACCCATAG ATGCCCTTTCTCTATCAGAGAAAATCAACTCAGTGGCCAACAAGCATTTAAAAGCATGGAAAGAAGAGGAGGCACAAGGTCAGACTCATCTTTCGGAACCTTCCCCAACTGGTGTCATAAAG ATAGGATACAAGATGGCAGTAATGGAGACGTAACTGTTGATCAATACCATCGCTATAAG GAAGACGTTGGGATTATGAGGCAAATGGGTTTAGATGCATACAGGTTCTCAATCTCTTGGTCCCGAGTTTTACCAA ACGGAAGGCTAAGTGGGGGTGTGAACATGGAAGGAATCAAATACTACAACAACCTCATCAATGAACTTCTAGCCAAAG GTCTAAAGCCCTTTGTGACTCTCTTTCACTTTGATCTTCCCCAATCCTTGGAAGATGATTATGGTGGTTTCTTAAGTCCACATATTGT GAATGATTTTCGGGACTATACCGAGGTTTGCTTCAAGGAATTTGGCGATCGGGTGAAGCACTGGATCACACTGAATGAGCCAACGAGCTACAGCATAGGTGGTTATGCATCTGGGGCTATACCGCCAGGGCGATGTTCTGATTGGCAAAATCAGTATTGCACCAAAGGAAATTCTGGAACAGAACCATATTTGGTGATACACCACCAGCTTCATGCCCATGCAGCTGCTGTTAAAGCGTACCGGCAAAAGTATCAG AAAAGACAAAAGGGCACTATAGGTATATCGCTCGAGACAGGCTGGATAGTGCCATATTCTAAAGCAAGACATCATCGTAATGCTATGCTACGGGCTCTTGATTTCAGAATTGGATG GTTAATGGACCCCTTGATCAATGGTGACTATCCACATAGCATGCGATCTCTGGTTGGAAACCGATTACCCAAATTTACCAAAGAACAATCTAAGCTCGTAAACAGGTCATTTGACTTTATCGGATTAAACTACTATACTGCTTATTATGCAGCCTATGCACCTCAACATAATGCTGGAAATGCAAGCTACTTTACGGATTCTCGTGCTAATCTTTCAA CTGAGCACAATGGAATCCCCATTGGTCCACAG GCAGCTTCAGAATGGCTTCATCTATATCCAAGAGGAATTCGAGATCTTTTGCTCTACATAAAGCAGAAGTACCATAATCCACTAATTTACATCACTGAGAATG GAATTGATGAGTTCAATAATGCCACCTTGTCACTAGAGGAGGCTCTTGTGGACAACCAAAGAATTGAATACTATTGTAGTCATCTTTGGTATCTTCAGAAGGCTATCAG gGATGGTGTAAATGTTAAGGGATACTTTGCATGGTCCTTGTTGGACAACTTTGAATGGAATTCAGGTTACACTGTTCGGTTTGGCATCAACTATGTAGACTACAAGGATGGATGTAAAAGACACCCAAAACTTTCAGCGCATTGGTTCACGAATTTCCTCAAGAAATAG
- the LOC121240984 gene encoding beta-glucosidase 12-like isoform X5, which yields MLYSTGAVFPQVLFLGRHHRPTSMKVQQKTVVEDHLYGTRSPIDRIQDGSNGDVTVDQYHRYKEDVGIMRQMGLDAYRFSISWSRVLPNGRLSGGVNMEGIKYYNNLINELLAKGLKPFVTLFHFDLPQSLEDDYGGFLSPHIVNDFRDYTEVCFKEFGDRVKHWITLNEPTSYSIGGYASGAIPPGRCSDWQNQYCTKGNSGTEPYLVIHHQLHAHAAAVKAYRQKYQKRQKGTIGISLETGWIVPYSKARHHRNAMLRALDFRIGWLMDPLINGDYPHSMRSLVGNRLPKFTKEQSKLVNRSFDFIGLNYYTAYYAAYAPQHNAGNASYFTDSRANLSTEHNGIPIGPQAASEWLHLYPRGIRDLLLYIKQKYHNPLIYITENGIDEFNNATLSLEEALVDNQRIEYYCSHLWYLQKAIRDGVNVKGYFAWSLLDNFEWNSGYTVRFGINYVDYKDGCKRHPKLSAHWFTNFLKK from the exons ATGCTGTACTCAACAGGAGCAGTTTTCCCccaggttttatttttgggacgGCATCATCGTCCTACCAG TATGAAGGTGCAGCAAAAGACGGTGGTAGAGGACCATCTATATGGGACACGTTCACCCATAG ATAGGATACAAGATGGCAGTAATGGAGACGTAACTGTTGATCAATACCATCGCTATAAG GAAGACGTTGGGATTATGAGGCAAATGGGTTTAGATGCATACAGGTTCTCAATCTCTTGGTCCCGAGTTTTACCAA ACGGAAGGCTAAGTGGGGGTGTGAACATGGAAGGAATCAAATACTACAACAACCTCATCAATGAACTTCTAGCCAAAG GTCTAAAGCCCTTTGTGACTCTCTTTCACTTTGATCTTCCCCAATCCTTGGAAGATGATTATGGTGGTTTCTTAAGTCCACATATTGT GAATGATTTTCGGGACTATACCGAGGTTTGCTTCAAGGAATTTGGCGATCGGGTGAAGCACTGGATCACACTGAATGAGCCAACGAGCTACAGCATAGGTGGTTATGCATCTGGGGCTATACCGCCAGGGCGATGTTCTGATTGGCAAAATCAGTATTGCACCAAAGGAAATTCTGGAACAGAACCATATTTGGTGATACACCACCAGCTTCATGCCCATGCAGCTGCTGTTAAAGCGTACCGGCAAAAGTATCAG AAAAGACAAAAGGGCACTATAGGTATATCGCTCGAGACAGGCTGGATAGTGCCATATTCTAAAGCAAGACATCATCGTAATGCTATGCTACGGGCTCTTGATTTCAGAATTGGATG GTTAATGGACCCCTTGATCAATGGTGACTATCCACATAGCATGCGATCTCTGGTTGGAAACCGATTACCCAAATTTACCAAAGAACAATCTAAGCTCGTAAACAGGTCATTTGACTTTATCGGATTAAACTACTATACTGCTTATTATGCAGCCTATGCACCTCAACATAATGCTGGAAATGCAAGCTACTTTACGGATTCTCGTGCTAATCTTTCAA CTGAGCACAATGGAATCCCCATTGGTCCACAG GCAGCTTCAGAATGGCTTCATCTATATCCAAGAGGAATTCGAGATCTTTTGCTCTACATAAAGCAGAAGTACCATAATCCACTAATTTACATCACTGAGAATG GAATTGATGAGTTCAATAATGCCACCTTGTCACTAGAGGAGGCTCTTGTGGACAACCAAAGAATTGAATACTATTGTAGTCATCTTTGGTATCTTCAGAAGGCTATCAG gGATGGTGTAAATGTTAAGGGATACTTTGCATGGTCCTTGTTGGACAACTTTGAATGGAATTCAGGTTACACTGTTCGGTTTGGCATCAACTATGTAGACTACAAGGATGGATGTAAAAGACACCCAAAACTTTCAGCGCATTGGTTCACGAATTTCCTCAAGAAATAG
- the LOC121240984 gene encoding beta-glucosidase 11-like isoform X3, with protein sequence MAFQSYLRLVLLYSFANIIASTPSHYHNHAVLNRSSFPPGFIFGTASSSYQYEGAAKDGGRGPSIWDTFTHRCPFSIRENQLSGQQAFKSMERRGGTRSDSSFGTFPNWCHKDRIQDGSNGDVTVDQYHRYKEDVGIMRQMGLDAYRFSISWSRVLPNGRLSGGVNMEGIKYYNNLINELLAKGLKPFVTLFHFDLPQSLEDDYGGFLSPHIVNDFRDYTEVCFKEFGDRVKHWITLNEPTSYSIGGYASGAIPPGRCSDWQNQYCTKGNSGTEPYLVIHHQLHAHAAAVKAYRQKYQKRQKGTIGISLETGWIVPYSKARHHRNAMLRALDFRIGWLMDPLINGDYPHSMRSLPMHLNIMLEMQATLRILVLIFQLQAASEWLHLYPRGIRDLLLYIKQKYHNPLIYITENGIDEFNNATLSLEEALVDNQRIEYYCSHLWYLQKAIRDGVNVKGYFAWSLLDNFEWNSGYTVRFGINYVDYKDGCKRHPKLSAHWFTNFLKK encoded by the exons ATGGCATTTCAGAGTTATCTTCGCTTGGTTCTTCTCTACTCATTCGCTAACATTATTGCTTCAACACCAAGCCACTACCATAATCATGCTGTACTCAACAGGAGCAGTTTTCCCccaggttttatttttgggacgGCATCATCGTCCTACCAG TATGAAGGTGCAGCAAAAGACGGTGGTAGAGGACCATCTATATGGGACACGTTCACCCATAG ATGCCCTTTCTCTATCAGAGAAAATCAACTCAGTGGCCAACAAGCATTTAAAAGCATGGAAAGAAGAGGAGGCACAAGGTCAGACTCATCTTTCGGAACCTTCCCCAACTGGTGTCATAAAG ATAGGATACAAGATGGCAGTAATGGAGACGTAACTGTTGATCAATACCATCGCTATAAG GAAGACGTTGGGATTATGAGGCAAATGGGTTTAGATGCATACAGGTTCTCAATCTCTTGGTCCCGAGTTTTACCAA ACGGAAGGCTAAGTGGGGGTGTGAACATGGAAGGAATCAAATACTACAACAACCTCATCAATGAACTTCTAGCCAAAG GTCTAAAGCCCTTTGTGACTCTCTTTCACTTTGATCTTCCCCAATCCTTGGAAGATGATTATGGTGGTTTCTTAAGTCCACATATTGT GAATGATTTTCGGGACTATACCGAGGTTTGCTTCAAGGAATTTGGCGATCGGGTGAAGCACTGGATCACACTGAATGAGCCAACGAGCTACAGCATAGGTGGTTATGCATCTGGGGCTATACCGCCAGGGCGATGTTCTGATTGGCAAAATCAGTATTGCACCAAAGGAAATTCTGGAACAGAACCATATTTGGTGATACACCACCAGCTTCATGCCCATGCAGCTGCTGTTAAAGCGTACCGGCAAAAGTATCAG AAAAGACAAAAGGGCACTATAGGTATATCGCTCGAGACAGGCTGGATAGTGCCATATTCTAAAGCAAGACATCATCGTAATGCTATGCTACGGGCTCTTGATTTCAGAATTGGATG GTTAATGGACCCCTTGATCAATGGTGACTATCCACATAGCATGCGATCTCTG CCTATGCACCTCAACATAATGCTGGAAATGCAAGCTACTTTACGGATTCTCGTGCTAATCTTTCAA TTGCAGGCAGCTTCAGAATGGCTTCATCTATATCCAAGAGGAATTCGAGATCTTTTGCTCTACATAAAGCAGAAGTACCATAATCCACTAATTTACATCACTGAGAATG GAATTGATGAGTTCAATAATGCCACCTTGTCACTAGAGGAGGCTCTTGTGGACAACCAAAGAATTGAATACTATTGTAGTCATCTTTGGTATCTTCAGAAGGCTATCAG gGATGGTGTAAATGTTAAGGGATACTTTGCATGGTCCTTGTTGGACAACTTTGAATGGAATTCAGGTTACACTGTTCGGTTTGGCATCAACTATGTAGACTACAAGGATGGATGTAAAAGACACCCAAAACTTTCAGCGCATTGGTTCACGAATTTCCTCAAGAAATAG
- the LOC121240984 gene encoding beta-glucosidase 13-like isoform X2 yields the protein MAFQSYLRLVLLYSFANIIASTPSHYHNHAVLNRSSFPPGFIFGTASSSYQYEGAAKDGGRGPSIWDTFTHRYPDRIQDGSNGDVTVDQYHRYKEDVGIMRQMGLDAYRFSISWSRVLPNGRLSGGVNMEGIKYYNNLINELLAKGLKPFVTLFHFDLPQSLEDDYGGFLSPHIVNDFRDYTEVCFKEFGDRVKHWITLNEPTSYSIGGYASGAIPPGRCSDWQNQYCTKGNSGTEPYLVIHHQLHAHAAAVKAYRQKYQKRQKGTIGISLETGWIVPYSKARHHRNAMLRALDFRIGWLMDPLINGDYPHSMRSLVGNRLPKFTKEQSKLVNRSFDFIGLNYYTAYYAAYAPQHNAGNASYFTDSRANLSTEHNGIPIGPQAASEWLHLYPRGIRDLLLYIKQKYHNPLIYITENGIDEFNNATLSLEEALVDNQRIEYYCSHLWYLQKAIRDGVNVKGYFAWSLLDNFEWNSGYTVRFGINYVDYKDGCKRHPKLSAHWFTNFLKK from the exons ATGGCATTTCAGAGTTATCTTCGCTTGGTTCTTCTCTACTCATTCGCTAACATTATTGCTTCAACACCAAGCCACTACCATAATCATGCTGTACTCAACAGGAGCAGTTTTCCCccaggttttatttttgggacgGCATCATCGTCCTACCAG TATGAAGGTGCAGCAAAAGACGGTGGTAGAGGACCATCTATATGGGACACGTTCACCCATAGATatccag ATAGGATACAAGATGGCAGTAATGGAGACGTAACTGTTGATCAATACCATCGCTATAAG GAAGACGTTGGGATTATGAGGCAAATGGGTTTAGATGCATACAGGTTCTCAATCTCTTGGTCCCGAGTTTTACCAA ACGGAAGGCTAAGTGGGGGTGTGAACATGGAAGGAATCAAATACTACAACAACCTCATCAATGAACTTCTAGCCAAAG GTCTAAAGCCCTTTGTGACTCTCTTTCACTTTGATCTTCCCCAATCCTTGGAAGATGATTATGGTGGTTTCTTAAGTCCACATATTGT GAATGATTTTCGGGACTATACCGAGGTTTGCTTCAAGGAATTTGGCGATCGGGTGAAGCACTGGATCACACTGAATGAGCCAACGAGCTACAGCATAGGTGGTTATGCATCTGGGGCTATACCGCCAGGGCGATGTTCTGATTGGCAAAATCAGTATTGCACCAAAGGAAATTCTGGAACAGAACCATATTTGGTGATACACCACCAGCTTCATGCCCATGCAGCTGCTGTTAAAGCGTACCGGCAAAAGTATCAG AAAAGACAAAAGGGCACTATAGGTATATCGCTCGAGACAGGCTGGATAGTGCCATATTCTAAAGCAAGACATCATCGTAATGCTATGCTACGGGCTCTTGATTTCAGAATTGGATG GTTAATGGACCCCTTGATCAATGGTGACTATCCACATAGCATGCGATCTCTGGTTGGAAACCGATTACCCAAATTTACCAAAGAACAATCTAAGCTCGTAAACAGGTCATTTGACTTTATCGGATTAAACTACTATACTGCTTATTATGCAGCCTATGCACCTCAACATAATGCTGGAAATGCAAGCTACTTTACGGATTCTCGTGCTAATCTTTCAA CTGAGCACAATGGAATCCCCATTGGTCCACAG GCAGCTTCAGAATGGCTTCATCTATATCCAAGAGGAATTCGAGATCTTTTGCTCTACATAAAGCAGAAGTACCATAATCCACTAATTTACATCACTGAGAATG GAATTGATGAGTTCAATAATGCCACCTTGTCACTAGAGGAGGCTCTTGTGGACAACCAAAGAATTGAATACTATTGTAGTCATCTTTGGTATCTTCAGAAGGCTATCAG gGATGGTGTAAATGTTAAGGGATACTTTGCATGGTCCTTGTTGGACAACTTTGAATGGAATTCAGGTTACACTGTTCGGTTTGGCATCAACTATGTAGACTACAAGGATGGATGTAAAAGACACCCAAAACTTTCAGCGCATTGGTTCACGAATTTCCTCAAGAAATAG